A region from the Bactrocera dorsalis isolate Fly_Bdor chromosome 1, ASM2337382v1, whole genome shotgun sequence genome encodes:
- the LOC125777475 gene encoding uncharacterized protein LOC125777475 translates to MMNPSVAPFLCDVMDKSIIRTEWEKWLRSFTLYLEAEDITTASKKRSKLLHLGGAQLQEVAYNIPDALVEGKEGVDPYEVLVGKLTQHFSPKRNSTFERHLFRSLKPMEGETLNKFILKLRGQAAKYQFGKTEKEVIETNIKDKHIDVWAPIDLKKRLLEKEHDLTQVVEMCQIHESIKSQTTTIVSDVVPLNVNKIANKTKFDTAECERCGRKGHTSNDFNCPAKNAKCNKCMLQGHFAVRCKTKRVKREHGSGSYDNLKRRRMAASRVRCINDEGEMRSEEMREFD, encoded by the coding sequence ATGATGAATCCCAGTGTGGCACCATTTCTATGCGACGTGATGGACAAGTCGATAATCCGAACAGAGTGGGAAAAATGGCTTCGATCGTTTACGCTGTACTTAGAAGCAGAAGACATTACCACTGCGTCTAAGAAAAGAAGTAAACTGCTACACCTTGGCGGCGCTCAATTACAAGAAGTCGCGTATAATATCCCAGACGCGCTGgtagaaggaaaagaaggtgtAGATCCATATGAGGTGCTCGTGGGTAAATTGACACAACATTTCTCTCCAAAGAGGAACTCGACGTTCGAACGACATCTATTTAGGTCCCTGAAACCAATGGAAGGGGAAACcctaaataaattcattttaaaactaAGAGGTCAAGCTGCTAAATATCAATTCGGTAAGACCGAGAAAGAAGTTATAGAAACGAATATAAAAGATAAACACATCGATGTGTGGGCACCAATAGATTTGAAAAAACGACTCCTGGAAAAAGAACATGATTTAACGCAGGTGGTTGAAATGTGTCAGATACACGAATCAATAAAAAGCCAAACGACAACAATAGTTTCTGACGTAGTGCCACTAAACGTAAACAAAATCGCTAACAAAACTAAGTTTGATACTGCTGAATGCGAAAGATGCGGGCGTAAAGGGCATACGAGTAATGACTTTAACTGCCCGGCTAAGAATGCTAAATGCAATAAATGTATGCTACAGGGTCATTTTGCAGTGAGGTGTAAAACAAAAAGGGTCAAACGTGAGCACGGAAGTGGTAGTTATGATAACCTGAAACGGCGGCGCATGGCAGCATCTAGAGTGCGCTGCATAAATGATGAGGGTGAGATGAGATCTGAAGAAATGCGGGAGTTCGACTGA